A region of Gemmatimonadota bacterium DNA encodes the following proteins:
- a CDS encoding cupin domain-containing protein: MHDDPKWRDDGVKVIPGDQLDTNTPQTPGMSRAAAINHARTGASKIWAGTVTIHPNAKTGAHHHGELESVIYVVKGRARMRWGDRLEFVAEAGPGDFIYVPPYVPHQEINARTDEPLECVLCRSSMDPVVVNLDIEPVEKPENVYWVDSIHPDPDG, translated from the coding sequence ATGCATGACGATCCGAAATGGCGCGATGACGGGGTGAAGGTCATCCCCGGCGACCAGCTCGACACCAACACCCCGCAGACGCCGGGCATGTCGCGGGCCGCGGCGATCAACCACGCGCGGACCGGCGCGAGCAAGATCTGGGCCGGCACGGTGACCATCCATCCGAACGCGAAGACCGGCGCCCACCATCATGGCGAGTTGGAAAGCGTGATTTACGTGGTGAAGGGCCGGGCGCGGATGCGCTGGGGCGACCGGCTGGAGTTCGTGGCGGAGGCGGGACCGGGCGACTTCATCTACGTGCCGCCCTACGTGCCCCACCAGGAGATCAACGCACGTACCGACGAACCCCTGGAGTGCGTGCTGTGCCGTAGCAGCATGGATCCGGTCGTGGTCAACCTGGACATCGAACCGGTGGAGAAACCGGAAAACGTGTACTGGGTCGACTCGATCCATCCGGACCCGGACGGCTGA